Sequence from the Mycobacteriales bacterium genome:
ACCCCCTTGCGCCGCCCGCGCCGCCCGACCCGAGTGCCCTCGCCCGCTACGTCGACGGGCCGGCGGCCCTGCAGGCGCTGGCCGGGGGCGAGTCTCCGCGTCTGGTCTGGCCGGCGTTGCCCGGCGGTGGCTGGCCCGACGAGATCGCCGCACTCGCGCAGGCGACGCTGGCCTCCGGTCGCGGCGCGGTCGTGGTCGTGCCCGACGCCCGCGATGCGGACCGCCTCGATGCCGCGTTCGCGGCCCGGCTCGGTGCCGGCCGGCACATCGTGCTCACTGCCGATGCCGGGCCGGCCGAGCGCTACCGGCGCTTTCTCGCCGTCCGGCGTGGCTCGGTGCAGGTGGTGGTCGGCACCAGGGCGGCGGGGTTCGCGCCGGTGCACGACCTCGGGCTGGTCGTGATCTGGGACGACGGTGACGACCTGCACGCCGAGCCGCGCGCGCCGTACCCACATGCGCGCGAGGTGCTCCTCCAGCGGGCGCACCTGACGGGCGCGGGGGCGGTCGTTGGCGGGTTCGCCGTCACAGCGGAGGGGGCTCGGCTGCTCACGACCGGGTGGGCCCGGCCGCTCGAGCCCGACCGCAACGCACTGCGCGCCGGCGCGCCGAGGGTGACGCCGCTGGGCGACGACGCCGCGCTGGCCCGTGACCCGGCCGCCCGCTCGGCGCGATTGCCGACGGTCGCCTGGGACGCCGCCCGCGCCGCCCTCGGCCTCGGCCGGCCGGTGCTCGTCCAGGTGCCACGGCGCGGCTACCAACCCGCGCTGTCCTGCGCCGAGTGCCGGTCGCCGGCACGGTGCGCGCACTGCGCCGGCCCGCTCGGGCGCTCCGGTCGGCCCGACGTCACGGTGCCCGCGTGCCGATGGTGCGGCCGGCCGGCGGCCGACTGGCACTGCCCCGAGTGCGGGTCGGCCCGGCTGCGCGCCGCGGTCGTGGGGGAGCGGCGCACGGCGGAGGAGCTCGGCCGCGCCTTTCCCGGCGTCCCCGTCGCCACCTCGGCCGGCGACCGGGTGCTCGCCACCGTCGCGGCCGAACCGTCCCTCGTCGTCGCCACGCCCGGAGCCGAGCCGGTGGCCGACGGCGGCTACGGGGCAGCACTCCTGCTCGACGGGTGGGCGCTGCTGACCCGGCCCGACCTGCGCGCCGGGGAGGAGGCGTTGCGCAGGTGGTTCAACGCGGCGGCCCTGGTCCGCGCGGGAGCGGATGGCGGCACGGTCGTCGTCGCGGCCGAGTCCGGGTTGCCCGCGGTGCAGGCGCTGATCCGGTGGGCACCGGCCTGGCACGCCGGCCGGGAGCTGGCGGCCCGCGCCGAGCTGCGCTTCCCGCCCGCCGCGCGGTTGGCCGCGCTCACGGGCGCGCCGGCCGCCGTGTCCGACCTGCTCGCGGCGACCGACCTGCCCGCTGCTGCCGAGGTGTTGGGGCCGGTGCCGGCTCCCGGGGGCCACGAGCGGCTGCTGGTGCGGGTGCCGCCGCGCGACGGCGCCGTGCTCAGCGCAGCGCTCAAGGCCGCGGCCGCGGCGCGCAGTGCCCGCAAGGCGGCGGATCCGGTGCGGGTCCAGATCGACCCGATCGAGCTGCTGTGACCAGGGGACCGCTACCCGGTCGACCTAGACTCGGGACCAGCGCCCACGACCGCGAGGAGCACGCGTGCCCGTCCAGCCCATCCGCCTGTTCGGCGACCCCGTGCTGACGACGCCCGCCGTACCGGTGACCACCTTCGACAAGGAGCTGCGGGTCCTCGTCCGCGACCTCGTCGACACGATGACCGACGCGCCCGGCGCAGGCCTGGCCGCGCCACAGATCGGCGTCGGCCTGCGCGTCTTCGTCTACGACGTCGACGAGACGGTAGGGCATCTCATCAACCCCGAGCTCGGTCCCTTCTCCGACGAGGAGCAGGACGGCGAGGAGGGTTGCCTGTCGTTCCCGGGCCTGGCCTTCCCGACGAAGCGCGCGCAGACCGTGGTGGCGCGCGGCTTCAACATGTACGGCGACCCGGTTGTGCTCGAGGGCAGCGCCCTGATGGCCCGCTGCCTCCAGCACGAGACCGACCACCTCGACGGCATCCTGTTCATCGACCGGCTCGACCCCGAGCAGCGCAAGGTCGCGATGAAGGCGATCCGGGAGGCGGAGTGGTTCGGCGCCCCCGCACCGCAGGTCAAGGTCTCGCCGCACGCCACGCTCGGCCGGGCGCTGTAGTGGTCCGCCCCGCCGTCCCCGAGACCTCGGCGGTGCGCTGACGTGCGGCTCGTCTTCGCCGGCACGCCCGACGTGGCCGTGCCGTCCCTGCACGCGCTGCTCGACTCCGCCCACGAGGTCGTCGCTGTCGTCACCCGCCCCGATGCACCGGCCGGCCGCGGCCGCACGGTGCGACCCAGCCCGGTGAAGGAGGCCGCCCTCGGTGCCGGTCTCGAGGTGCTGACGCCCGCCCGCCCTCGCGAACCCGACTTCCTGCAGCGGCTCGCCGAGCTGGCGCCCGACTGCTGCCCCGTCGTCGCCTACGGCGCCCTCGTCCCGCGCGCCGCGCTCGACATCCCCGCCCACGGCTGGGTCAACCTGCACTTCTCGCTGCTGCCCGCGTGGCGAGGTGCGGCCCCCGTGCAGCACGCCATCATGGCCGGCGACGACGTGACCGGCGCCTCGACGTTCCTCCTGGAGGAGGGGCTGGACACCGGGCCGGTCTTCGGCGTGCTCACTGAGGAGATCCGGCCGACCGACACCTCCGGCGACCTGCTCGCCCGGCTCGCGCAGGCCGGCGCGGGGCTCCTCGTGGCGACCCTCGACGGCATCGCGTCCGGCGAGCTGGTCGCGCGGCCGCAACCGGCCGACGGCGTCTCGCTCGCGCCGAAGCTCACCCCGGACGACGTCCGGGTCGACTGGACGGCTCCGGCCCGTCGTGTCGACCGGCTCATCCGTGCCGGCACCCCCGCGCCCGGCCCCTGGACGACCTTCCGCGACAGACGCCTCAAGGTCGGCCCCGTCACCGTCACCGACGAACCCGCGCTGGCGCCCGGCGCGTTGCGCGTCGACAAGGGCGGCGTGCTGGTCGGCACCGGCACCACGCCCGTCCGGCTCGGCGACGTCCGGCCCGAGGGCAAGCCGGTGATGGCGGCGGACGCCTGGGCCCGCGGCGTACGCCCCGGTCCCGACGACCGGTTCGGGTGAGCCGGCAGCCCCGCGATCCGGCCCGGCGGACGGCCTACGACGTCGTGCACGCCGTCGCCACCGCCGGCGTGTTCGCCAACCTGCTGCTGCCGCGGTTACTGCGCGAGCGCCGGCTCGACGAGCGCGACGCGGCCTTCGCCACCGAGCTGGCCTACGGCACCCTGCGCTGGCAGGGCAGCCTCGACGTGGTGCTCGCGCGCTGCGCCGATCGCTCTCTGGACCGGATCGACGACGAGGCGCTGGCCTGCCTGCGGCTCGGTGCCTACCAGCTGCTGCGGATGCGGGTGCCCTCGCACGCGGCCGTCGCGGCCACCGTCGACCTCGTCCGCGAGGTGGCCGGCCCGCGGCCCGCCGGTTTCGTCAACGCCGTCCTGCGCCGAGCCGCCGGTCACGACTGGGACGGCTGGATCGCGGCGCTCGCGCCGGTCGAGGGAGCGGACCGGCTCGCCCTCTCGCTCGGCTTCCCGCGGTGGATCCTCGACGCCTACACCGACGCACTCGGTGGCGACCGCACCGAGGCGGCCGCCGCCCTCGCCGAGGACCGGCCGCGCACGCACCTCGTCGCCCGTCCCGGGCGCATCACCCGTGAGGAGCTGGTGGCGGCGAGCGGTGGCGAGCCCGGCCTCTACTCGCCCTACGCGGTCCGCACCACCGGCGGCGACCCGGCCGCGCTCGCGGCGGTCCGTGACGGCCGCGCCGCCGTGCAGGACGAGGGCAGTCAGGTGACGGCACTCGCCCTCGCCCAGGCCCCGATCACCGGCGCGGACGCGCGATGGCTCGACGTGTGCGCGGGTCCCGGCGGCAAGGCGGCCCTCCTCGCCGGGGTGGCCGCCCAGCGGGACGCGCGGTTGCTGGCCGTCGACCGACAACCGCACCGCGCCCGCCTGGCCGCTCGGGCGCTGGCCGGCGCGCCGGCCGCGACGGTCGTCGCTGATGGCACCCGACCGGCCTGGCGCGACGGGACCTTCGACCGGGTGCTCGTCGACGTGCCGTGCAGCGGTCTCGGGGCGCTGCGGCGCCGGCCGGAGCTGCGGTGGCGGCGTACGCCGGACGACGTCGTGCGTCTCGGCCCGCTGCAGCGCCGGCTGCTGGAGCGAGCGCTGGACGCGGTTCGCTCCGGCGGGGTCGTCGCCTACGTCACCTGCTCCCCGCACCGGGCGGAGACCCAGGCCGTCGTCGCGGCGGTGACCGCCAGCCGTGACGACGTCGCGACGCTCGACACCCCGGCCCTGCTCGGGATCCCCGACGTCGGGTCCGGCCCCGGCGCGCAGCTGTGGCCCCACCGGCACGGGACCGACGCGATGTTCGTGGCCCTGTTGCGGCGAACGTGACCGGCCGGCAGGCCTTTGGCACCTAGACTTCGTCGTGTGGGGGTGCAGATCGCGCCGAGCATCCTGTCGGCCGACTTCGGCCGCCTGGCGGACGAGGCCGCCGCCGTCCCGGGCGCCGACTGGCTGCACGTCGACGTCATGGACAACCACTTCGTCCCGAATCTCACGCTCGGCCTGCCGGTCGTCGAGAGTCTGCTCAAGCACGCCGCGCAGCCCATCGACTGCCACCTCATGATCGAGGACCCCGACCGCTGGGCCCCGGCCTACGCGGAGGCGGGCGCCGGCAACGTCACCTTCCACGTCGAGGCGGCCCACGCCCCGGTGCGCCTGGCGCGGGCGATCCGCGCGGCCGGCGCCCGGGCCGGCATGGCGCTCAAGCCCGCCACGGCGGTCGAGCCCTACGCCGACCTGCTGCCCGAGCTCGACATGCTGCTCGTGATGACCGTCGAGCCGGGCTTCGGCGGCCAGGCGTTTCTCGACGTCGTCCTGCCCAAGGTGCGCCGCGCCAGGCAGATCCTGCGCGAGCGCGAGTCGGCGGTCTGGTTGCAGGTCGACGGCGGGGTCGACGAGGACACGATCGTGCGCTGCGCCGAGGCGGGCGCCGACGTCTTCGTGGCCGGCTCCGCGGTGTTCCGCGCCGACGACCCGGGAGCCGCCGTCGAACGGCTGCGCGCCGCGGCGCTCGGCGCCGTCGAGGACTCCTCGTGAGCCTCGTGCTGGTCGTCGACGACGACGTGGACATCGCGCGATTCCTCGAGATCAACCTGAAGCTCGAGGGTTTCGGCGTGATCGTCGCGCACGACGGGCGCGAGGCGCTCGACGCCGTCGCGGAGCAGATGCCGGACCTGATCCTGACCGACGTGATGATGCCCGGCGTCGACGGCGTCGAGCTGTGCCGGCGGCTGCGCGCCGACGCGGCCACGGCGAACATCCCGATCATCATGCTGACGGCGAAGAACCTCTCGGCCGACAAGGTCGTCGGGCTCACCGCGGGCGCCGACGACTACATGCTCAAGCCGTTCGACACGCTGGAGCTCATCGCACGGGTGCGCTCGACGATGCGCCGCAACGCGGAGATGCGGGCGGTCTCGCCGCTCACCGGCCTGCCCGGCAACACCCGTATCGATCTCGAGCTGTCGGCGCGGTTGTCGTCGGGGGAGCAGTTCGCCCTGTGCTACCTCGACATCGACAACTTCAAGGCCTTCAACGACTGCTACGGCTTCATCCGCGGCGACGAAGTGATCATGCTGCTCGCGTCCTCGCTGAAGACCGTGGTCGCCGCCTCCGACGACCCGCGGGCGTTCGTCGGTCATGTCGGCGGTGACGACTTCGTGCTGCTCTGCTCGGAGGAGACCGCCGAGGAGCTCGCCAGGCGCACGCTCGAGGTGTTCGACGCGGCGGTGCCCGGGCTGCACCATCCCGACGACGTGGCCAACGGCTACCTGTCGGTCGTCGACCGGCAAGGCTCGCTTCGCCGCTACCCGCTGGTGTCGGTCTCGGTGGGCGTCGCGCTCACGTCTCGCCTGGACCTGCGCGATCACCGTGAGCTGGTCGAGGTGGCCACGGAGATGAAGAGCGTGGCCAAGAACACCGCCGGCTCCGCGGTGGCCGTCGACCGCCGCGTCCGCAGCCGCGCAGACGAACCCGGCCCGTGATCTTCGTCACCTGAAACCGAACCTCGTTCGACGGCGCGTCGGTCGCGTGCGACAATCGCGGGCAGAGCGACAGCACGCGCGCTCCGGGGTCGGTGCAATTCCGAACCGGCGGTAACAGTCCGCGACCCGACCGCAGCCGGCGGCCGGTTGACCCGGTGCAACTCCGGGACCGACGGTGAGAGTCCGGATGGGAGGACGCGCGCGGGCGGTCGCGGCTCGGCGGTCTCTCCGCCGGCGCCGCCTCCCGTCCCGCCGTGCTTTCTCCGCCTGTCGCGGGTGCGCGTGGACGCAGAGGCGGGAGGTGCGGTGAGCGGCGACGGGTCGGCCTACGCCGATGCGATGCGTCGTGCCATCGCGCTGTCCCGCGAGGCCCTCGGCCGCAGCAACCCCAACCCGGCCGTCGGCGCGGTCATCCTCGACCGCGCGGGACAGGTCGTCGGCTCCGGCAGCACGCAGGCCGTGGGCGGCCCGCACGCCGAGGCCGTCGCACTCGCCGAGGCGGGGGAGCGGGCCCGCGGCGGGACGGCCGTCACGACGCTCGAGCCCTGCCGGCACACCGGACGCACCGGCCCGTGCACCCGCGCCCTGATCGACGCCGGCGTCACCCACGTCGTCTTCGCCCTCGGCGACCCGCACGGCCCGGCAGCCGGCGGTGCGGGCGAGCTGAGCGCCGCCGGCATCACCGTCACCGACGGAGTCCTCGCCGACGAGGCCGACGCGGTCGTCGGTCCGTGGCGCACCGCCGTCGCCCGTCGCCGCCCGCACGTGACGTGGAAGTACGCCGCCACGCTGGACGGACGCAGCGCCGCCGCCGACGGCTCCAGCCGCTGGATCACCGGCCCGCAGGCCCGCGCCGACGTCCACCTGATGCGGGCGCAGGCCGACGCCGTGCTCGTGGGCAGCGGCACCGTCCTCGCCGACGACCCGCTGCTGACGGTCCGGGGCCTCGACTGGCCGCGCCGGCCCGCCCGCGTCGTCGTCGACACCGCGGCACGCACGCCGGTGACCGCGCGCGTGCTCGACGGCGAGGCCCGCACGATCGTCGCCGTCGGCGACGAGGCCGACCCCGAGCGGGTCAAGGCGCTGCGGGCCACTCCGGCAGAGATCGTGGCGCTGCCGCTCTCCGGCCCCCACGTCGACCTGCGCGCGTTGCAGGCCGCGCTCTACGAGCGCGAGATCTTCCTGGTCCTGCTGGAGGGCGGGCCGACGCTCGCCGGGGCGTTCCTCGCGGCCGGCCTCGTCGACCGGGTCGTCGGCTACGTCGCGCCCGCCCTGCTCGGCGCCGGCCCTGCCGCCCTCGCCGACGCCGGCGTCGCCACGATCGCCGGGGCGCGCCGGCTCCGCCTCGACAGCGTGGAGCGCGTCGGCGACGACGTACGACTTGTCGCGACCGTGCCGGGAGAGGGCGAGAGCTGATGTTCACGGGCATCGTGGAGGAGCGCGGTGAGGTCGTCCGGCTCGACCGGACGGGCGACGCGGCCCGGCTCACCCTGCGCGGGCCCGTCGTCACCGCCGACGCGCGCCACGGCGACTCGATCAGCGTCAGCGGCGTCTGCCTGACCGTCGTGGAGACCACCGGCGACACGTTCACCGCCGACGTCATCGGGGAGACCCTCGCCCGCACCAGCCTCGGCGGCCTGGGCCCGGGCGACCCGGTCAACCTCGAGCGCGCGGCCACCCTGGCCACCCGGCTGGGCGGCCACCTCGTGCAGGGCCACGTCGACGGGGTAGGGCGCATCGAGTCGCGGATGCCGGGCGAGCGCTGGGAGACCGTGCGCGTCGCGCTGCCGGCACACCTGGCGCGCTACGTCGTCGAGAAGGGCTCGATCACCGTCGACGGGGTGAGCCTGACCGTCGTCGAGGTCGGCCCGGCGCACTTCTGCGTCGGCCTGATCCCGGCGACACTGGCGCTGACGACCCTCGGCACGAAGCAGGCCGGTGACCCGGTCAACCTCGAGGTCGACGTCGTCGCGAAGTACGTCGAGAAGCTCGTTGCCGCACGGACGAGCGAGATACCGCCCGCCACCGCGTCGGTGCGCGGGCAACCAGCAGCAGCGCCGACCGGTCCGCCGGCGGCGACCAGCAATGGGGAGCGAGCATGACCTCCGAAGCAGCGAGCGACCCGGCCGACGTGACGCCGTTCGCCGCGATCGAGCGGGCGATCGCCGACATCGCGGCCGGCAAGCCGGTCCTCGTCACCGACGACGCCGACCGCGAGAACGAAGGCGACCTCATCTTCGCCGCGGAGAAGGCGACTCCCGACCTGGTCGGATTCATGGTCCGCTACACGTCCGGCTACATCTGCGTGCCGTTGGAGGAGACCGACTGCGATCGCCTCGACCTGCCGCCGATGTTCCACGTCAACCAGGACAAGCGCGGCACCGCCTACACCGTCACGGTCGACGCCCGCGAGGGCGTGTCGACCGGCATCTCCGCCGCCGACCGGGCCCACACGATCCGGCTGCTCGCCGACCCGGATGCGACGGCAGCCGACTTCACCCGGCCCGGCCACGTCGTGCCGCTGCGCGCGAAGCCCGGCGGCGTGCTGCGCCGCGCCGGCCACACGGAGGCGGCGGTCGACCTGTGCCGGTTGGCCGACCTACGCCCCGCCGGCGTGCTGTGCGAGGTGGTGAGCCAGAAGGACCCGCAAGACATGGCCCGCAGCGAGGAGCTCGAGGCGTTCGCTGCGGAGCACGGCCTGACCATGGTCTCGATCGCCGACCTCATCGCCTACCGGCGTCGCACCGAGTCACAGGTCGTGGCCGTCGCGGACGCCCGGATCCCGACGAAGTACGGCGACTTCAGGGCGGTCGGCTACCGCAGCCTGCTCGACGGGATCGAGCACGTGGCGCTGGTCCGCGGTTCCATCGGCGACGGTCGCGACGTGCTCGTGCGCGTGCACTCGGAGTGCCTCACCGGAGACGTGTTCGGCAGCCAGCGCTGCGACTGCGGGACGCAGCTCGACGCGGCGCTCGCCGCCGTCGCCGCCGAGGGGTGCGGGATCGTGCTCTACGTGCGCGGCCACGAGGGTCGCGGCATCGGCCTGCTGCACAAGCTGCAGGCCTACCAGCTGCAGGACGCCGGTGCCGACACCGTCGACGCCAACCTCGAGCTCGGGCTGCCGGCCGACGCCCGCGACTACGGCACCGGCGCGCAGATCCTCGTCGACCTCGGCGTACGCAGCATGCGGCTGCTGACCAACAACCCGGCGAAGCGGGTCGGCCTCGAGGGTTACGGCCTGCAGATCAGCGGCCGGGTGCCGCTTCCGGCCGTCGCGACGCCGGAGAACCTCCGCTACCTGCGCACCAAGCGCGACCGGATGGGCCACGACATCCCCGACCTGCCGACCTACGACGACGAGGCGACGGAGGCCAGCGCCGATGCGCTGCCGCCGGCGGTCACGCAGCCGGCCGCCGCGGCCGAGCCCGAGGCGGTTCGCAACGCGGTCTGGGCCGTCCGCGCGCTCAGCCCGTTCGCCACCGCGGCCTTCGCCACCAACGGCGGCAGCGGCACGAGCGGCAACGGCAAGCGCCGGCCCGGCCACGACGCCGGCGAGGCGGATGATCAGGACGAGATGGTCGACCCTCCGGCCCCGGTGACGCCGTGAGCGGCACCGGTTCCCCCGACCAGGAGCGAGTCGACGGCAGCGGTCTGCGGGTCGCCGTCGTCGCCGCCCGGTGGCACGGCCGCATCACCGACGCCCTGCTCGACGGCGCCCTTCGCGGCCTCGCCGAGTGCGGCGTGGCCGAGCCCACGGTCGTGCGCGTCCCCGGCGCCTTCGAGCTGCCGGTCGCCGCCCTCGCCGCGGCCCGCGGGCACGATGCCGTCGTCTGCCTCGGTGTGGTCATCCGCGGGGGCACCCCGCACTTCGACTACGTCTGCCGGGCGGCCACCGACGGCCTGACCAGGGTCGCGCTCGACACCGGCACACCGGTCGGCTTCGGGCTGCTCACCTGCGACGACGAGGCCCAGGCGCTCGACCGCTCCGGGCTGCCCGGCTCACGCGAGGACAAGGGGCGCGAGGCCGCGCTGGCCGCACTCGAAACCGCCGCGGCGCTGCGCCGTCTCGGGATGCCACAGACTGGAGTCCATGCGCGGACGGCCTGACACGCCGTGCCCCGTCCCGCATCCCTTCTTCGAAAGGCAACACCGTGCTCGCCGTCGTCCTGCCCAAGGGCAGCCTCGAGAAGCAGACGCTCGACCTCTTCGCCGCCGCCGACCTCGGCGTGCTCCGCGGCTCCGACCGTGACTACCACGCCTCCGTCGACGACCCGCGCATCGACAAGGTGCGCTTCCTGCGGCCGCAGGAGATCCCGACCTACGTCGAGCAGGGCATCTTCGACCTCGGCATCAGCGGCCGCGACTGGATCACCGAGACCAACGCCGACGTCGTGAGCCTCGGCGAGATCGGCGGCGGCCGCCAGGGCGCCGCGCTCGTCCGGGTCGTGCTGGCGGTCCCGAAGGAGTCCGCGTGGGAGCGGGCCGAGGACCTGCCCGACGGCGTACGCATCTCCACCGAGATGCCGGAGACCACCCGCCGCTACCTCGAGGAGCACGGGGTCAAGGCCAAGGTCTTCACCAGCCACGGGGCGACCGAGGCGAAGATCCCCGACATCGTCGACGCGATCGTCGACATCACCGAGACCGGTTCGAGCCTGCGCAAGGCCGGGCTGAAAGTGATCGCCACGCTGCTCACCAGCCGCACCGAGCTGATCGCCAACCGAGACGCCTACGAGGACCCGGTCAAGCGTGCCGCGATCGACGACATCCACCTGTTGCTGCAGGGGGCGTTGCGAGCACGGGGGCAGGTGCTGCTCAAGCTCAACGTGCCGGCCGAGCGCCTCGACGAGGTCCTCGGGGTGCTGCCGGCGATGGCGTCGCCGACGATCATGACGCTGGCCGCCGGCGACATGCGGGCGCTGGAGACCGTGGTGCCCAAGCAGGGCGTCAACCGGTTGATCCCCGCGCTGAAGGCGGCCGGCGCCCGCGACATCCTCGAGCTGCCCATCTCGAAGATCGTCGAGTAGCCCGACTCCCGGTTCACGGGAACAGGCGCCGGGAAGCCGGTGCTAACCTGGCCGTACGACCGGCGGGCGTCCATGCGCCCGTCAGCAAGCGGAGCACCGCTCCCACCCGCGCGGCCCACGGGCCGACGGGTCCGGTCAGGGCCACCCGTCTCGGCGGGTGAGCCTGTGGTCGCGTGCCAGCCGGCACGTGCCCGCCGACCGGTCGGAGCCGGCCCCGCGCGCAGCGTCGAGCGGGGCCGTCGTCGTTCGCCGACCCCGTGCCACACGATTCACCAGGAGGTCCCATCAGCGTCGAACCACGGATCAACGACCGGATCCGCGTCCCCGAGGTGCGCCTCGTCGGGCCGGGCGGCGAGCAGGTCGGCATCGTGCGCATCGAGGATGCGCTGCGGCTGGCCCAGGAGGCAGACCTCGACCTCGTCGAGGTCGCCGCGACCGCGCGGCCACCGGTCTGCAAGCTCATGGACTACGGCAAGTTCAAGTACGAATCCGCCGTCCGTGCGCGGGAAGCCCGCAAGAAGCAGGCGCAGACCGTGATCAAGGAGATGAAGCTCCGGCCGAAGATCGACCCGCACGACTACGAGACCAAGAAGGGTCACGTCGTGCGCTTCCTGAAGCAGGGCGACAAGGTCAAGATCACGATCATGTTCCGCGGGCGGGAGCAGTCCCGTCCCGAACTCGGTTTCCGGCTGCTCCAGCGGCTGGCGGCCGACGTGGAGGACCTCGGCTTCGTCGAGGCGTCGCCCAAGCAGGACGGTCGCAACATGACGATGGTGATGGCGCCGCACCGCAACCAGCGGGCGGAGCACCGGACGGCGGAGCGCGAGCCCGCCGCTCACGAGTGACG
This genomic interval carries:
- the ribH gene encoding 6,7-dimethyl-8-ribityllumazine synthase, translating into MSGTGSPDQERVDGSGLRVAVVAARWHGRITDALLDGALRGLAECGVAEPTVVRVPGAFELPVAALAAARGHDAVVCLGVVIRGGTPHFDYVCRAATDGLTRVALDTGTPVGFGLLTCDDEAQALDRSGLPGSREDKGREAALAALETAAALRRLGMPQTGVHARTA
- the hisG gene encoding ATP phosphoribosyltransferase, which produces MLAVVLPKGSLEKQTLDLFAAADLGVLRGSDRDYHASVDDPRIDKVRFLRPQEIPTYVEQGIFDLGISGRDWITETNADVVSLGEIGGGRQGAALVRVVLAVPKESAWERAEDLPDGVRISTEMPETTRRYLEEHGVKAKVFTSHGATEAKIPDIVDAIVDITETGSSLRKAGLKVIATLLTSRTELIANRDAYEDPVKRAAIDDIHLLLQGALRARGQVLLKLNVPAERLDEVLGVLPAMASPTIMTLAAGDMRALETVVPKQGVNRLIPALKAAGARDILELPISKIVE
- the infC gene encoding translation initiation factor IF-3 encodes the protein MPHDSPGGPISVEPRINDRIRVPEVRLVGPGGEQVGIVRIEDALRLAQEADLDLVEVAATARPPVCKLMDYGKFKYESAVRAREARKKQAQTVIKEMKLRPKIDPHDYETKKGHVVRFLKQGDKVKITIMFRGREQSRPELGFRLLQRLAADVEDLGFVEASPKQDGRNMTMVMAPHRNQRAEHRTAEREPAAHE